Below is a genomic region from Ciona intestinalis chromosome 14, KH, whole genome shotgun sequence.
AATGAAACTTTAGAAAGATGGCAGTTTGAAATAGAATGTCAAAGCGATGGTAAAGAAAATAGTAATCCAAAGTAAGAAAGTATGtaatgattattttatttttaagttgtcTTAGCGGATGATTTTCCAGTATTTTTGATATATattggtaaatatataaattaatatcgCAAAGAAATAATACTACGGGACATGGACAAGTTACAGCtttaatgaatgtttttttatacacagaAGCAAAGACATCAGCGTTATAAACTCTGAAATAAGAGCCGTCATACGACAAATAACTGCAACTGTTACTTTCCTTCCTTTACTAGAAGTGCCGTGTAAGTTTTATCTTCTAGTTTACTTATCATTGCAAGAACCAGAAAACTATCAATTATCAAGGCATATCTACTGAAATTGAAGTATCTAAAagttatttgtaaattaataaaaaaaactatcatAAACTTGTTAAAAGCATGCAAATGTAAACGTACATTctaaaattaatgtaatgGCTTGATCAAGTTTTATAGGCATTCCTATTGTAGATCATCTGCATTTATCATTATACTTGTCACAGGTTCATTTGACTTGTTATTCTACACCAACCATGACTTGGTCGCACCAGAGCATTGGGAAGACTCGAGTGCTTGTTTGATTAATAATTCTGAAGTTGTCAAGCTTAGATCATTTTCAACATCTGTTCATAAAGTTGATGGAGCTGTTTCATATAAGTTTTCTATGTGAAGTGTGTGACAAACACTGAAAACATGTAACATTAGATACCTGTCAATCATAGATGCCATTCATGTTGCTAAACATCTCTTTGTAACTTTACTCACTGCCTGCCGTGCTTATCTGTACCACATTATATCATGAAGACAGGTTCAATCATCCATTTGTCTATTGTTAGTCTTATCTTGATAAAGTTGTACCATCTGAAACTAAATATCTTTATTCTGAACTTAGCATCTCACGCACAACCTggtctaatttttttctacTCTCAAGGGTTTAAACTGTAAACCTATCTAAGTCTAACCTTAACATTGTATGATTGTTCATTTATTGCACAAAATATCATCATctggataccattagcattGCAACAGTGgaaaatacatataaataaaacaaaatctttgaTCAGTGGCACCATATGTTGTGTAGCAGTTTAaacatatgttgtaacaatAACCGACTATAACGTCACTTATGTACTATGTGTATCGTCCGTAACAGTTTTCttgatgtaaataaaaattctgtACCACAAGAGCACCTATTAACATCGACAGTGAGGTGTGAAGTAGACCTCTACTCACAGTATAATGCTGAGATAATAACTGGGAAAAAGTGTGGAATAAAAAATCGAGTAAAATTCCTGATAATAAACAAGCGAAAATATGTGCAGGAAAGTaatggtgcaaatataaaactctTTTTATTAGAAAGAATGGAGCGTAATGGATAAACCAACCTAATAGACACCATGTACATGCTTGGtatgtaacatacatggtttgCTTAAGGTTATAACTATCTACTTTACCATTATTAACACCTTGAATGACATATCCTCGTGTTTTAAGCACgtaagttataaaatataaacagccAAAGACAACAAACATGATACAATTAAGGTGCCAAACCAGTGGTGTTCCAATAAGCATTATCTTGTCTTCATTCTTTGAAAACATTTGACCCTGTTGGGTTAAGAgatgttaatgttattataGACCAAAACAcaactattaaaaatacatcTAAAAGTCTGTGGCACAATAGTTCCAGGAAATGGTAAAAGTCGATGGCAAATATAACCAGTTCCTACTGTTTACAAAGACTATGTGACATCCTAATATTTCTGGCATAAAATATTGGGCCAATAGTCCTTGGCCAATGGCATGTTACCCTGAGAGCCCTCAcgcctcacccacatagattAGATTGAGGCCTGGAATGGAATGTATACCAGAGTCTCTCGTTTTTAGCCAGTCAGTTGCTATCTAAGATATGACATTATGAATATAACAAACCTCGTAACTGATGGGCCAATACCAGGCCTTGGAAGTTCGTTCACCTCGAACTGGTTTAATCTTATTATTCATAAACAACATTACTTTATGAGATTCAATAAACTTTTCTATAAAGTTCATGGTAGGTGTAGTTAATGGGACACCATTAACATTATCTGTTCTTGTCTCAACTGAAAACAAACAGCGATCTTGAGATTTTTTATCCATAGTGCAAGTTATCTGTGAGTACAAGTTgtagttaaaacaacaaaccttAAAATTTACCATGGTGGTTGCCCATATGTGtcaggttttaaacttttgataaaatctgggatgacattgttaaaatggagttacactcatagttgtcaaacataaggAGCCTGTTGGTAATACTAATAGCAAACAACCATGTTCCTAACTGGACGGAGGTTCTATGTTGTGGCAAGTCATGGGATTTTTAATATAAGCCAAacttggcctattaccccaacacacaGGATGCTACCGCATGGTTCTCACCAGATGTTTAACCTTGTTGACTAcaaggttggagcaatttttgTCAAGTAGCACTACTGAATACCAACTGCCAGCAAATGAATCTTGAGCCAAGGACATAACTTAAATCTCACAGTTTGTCCTACATTACATTCACTCACCTCTCTTTGCCTAGCAGCCCATTCAGGTAATTCATATTCACTTAAATGAACACAACACCCAACAACTACATTGACAAGTTTCAATCCACAATCCAAAGCACACACTTTATCATCACCATTATTTGCACCTGTGATAAAGTGAACTGTCAGGTCAAATATTCAATCACATACATAGTTAATAAGTCCGCACCCTTGTACTTgatgttacatttattgaatACAAGTATACTATGTATGTGATTGAATATATGATATAGAATACAAGTATACTATGCAGAGATCATACACTATCACACAAGGCTAACTTGGGCAATACGACACATGCGCTAACGTGCTCGCACCAAAACCTTTGGTAACGTCACAACAGTCGCGAAAATGTTGACGCGCCCAAAACCCAACAGAGTTTGGGCATAACAATAGTAGTCATATTACAATGCAGCACGCCAGAGGGTATAGAGTGTACGTCAATGTTTTCCTAAAACTCACGAAAATTCAGACtcaataacattgttttaggAATATATTCACATGATTTGTGTATAAACAAATTGTGTGAACTATTATCCATGGATGGCACTCCCATACACACTGTTAAGTATACATGGTATTACATGCAATGCTTTCAGATGATAATAATTCATCAAGGTATTACACCATAAAGTCTGTGTTCAAAAAACTAAGAatcatttgttataacatcaGAGCTTGTGACATTACATAcagtgattatgacatcacaatatgaTAAGAAACAGTTTATAATGACACACAAATATGTCGTCTTCTCGTCtataaacttttgaaaaatattcacctTTTAATTCAACTTTCCATTGGTCTGCACCTGGTGTGTTCTGATTGGTCGGTTCAAATGCTGACATCAtcaaatgttgtttacttACAAAAGCAGTCATCCATGCATTGTATGAGGATTTAGAAATGGTGAGTCGTTTCATAGTGGAAGCATGTGTAAGATGGACAATATCCCCATCTCTTATGTAAGGCTGGAATTACATacataaacacctgtgttataatgactgcagTTGCCCaacatgcaaggataaaaaagttaatttttttaggaaagAAAATATATCAGCATTAGCATTAACTAATTTTCAGAAACTACAACTGAAGAACCTATAGGAGGATACCAATGCATGACTGCAATATATTTAGCTTATACTGTATAAGTTGCTTAGAATTCTACATCAAAACACATATACCTCATTTGTATTATTCACTCTTGTTATTTTCCACCAGTTGTTTTGATCTCGGTAAGCATATCCAGTGACCTGGGTGTGGGGCAATTTAATAAAAGGATCAATATTTCAATGTATCATAGTGACCAAAATCTAAAGAGTAAACCAACCAAAAGCTcacttatccacacactgcaataccttcagcagctcgactgtgggcatgagaGTGGCAACTATGGATATGAATAAGTTATTCAAGTTCCCACCaacaagaatataaatgaccaaacatttaaaactcaGCTTAATAAATTCCTACCCACAAGAATACAAAGCATATCTTTCTTTTACCTGTTGTAAAGTTACATCGGGATAATTGTAAGCGTGCGAATGAAGAAACTCCTTTTCATAATCCATAGCTCTTAAAGCCACAGTTGAATTAACAGAAACATGAGCGGGTATACTGGTGTTGTACATGGCACTGCCTGGTGTGGAAAGTAGGGTTTATGAAATGGATTAAATAGCATGTATGAAGCCGcatttgaattatttatagaaatatttaatactttGTGGTGTACTAACATGTTGGTACAAGCTTTGTGCTGAGGATTGCCATAcattaaggtggctgtacacagtatccggcgtgcgaacTCGCTTGCAAAATCGTATGCAAACCAgtgtccaattccgcatgcAGCAgcaaaatccggacaaaacagacaaaacgaaCGAATTCaagatactgtgtacagccactttACAGTTTTTCGGGTtaggttttacaattttaggCTAAAATCAAATAGAACATAATGCATAGTAATTACAAAAAGTATCTATTGTTTCACAAGTAGTTATTACACCTGTTATAAAATTGTCCTAACTTTTGCCTAGTCAAATGTGTAACCCCTTTACAATAACTATGTAACATTAAAGAGAATCTGAAGACTTCTAATTTACAATTTAAGGGAGTGATTCCCCTCCTTGCATCCCCTACAATCGGCGCCTATACAGTAAGCTTTACCTTCCAGAGTAGCTTGGAAAGAAGTGCTAAAGAAAATCTCTGCACCTCCAGTGTAATGTAGGATATCAAGGTGTAGATAGAACACTGATATATAGATGATGGTTGGTGTGATTATGAGACCTACCACGCGCGCAAGAAGATGCTTGGTGAAATATATCATGGAAACAAGCTGggaataaaacatgaaaattacataaaaattactcaaatacaacatacatattacttaaataaaacttaaaattcatttaaatataacataacagTTACTAACTAACCCTACCAGAAAGTTCATAAATTTTATACTTGTTTAATTATACCTTAATGGTTTGTATGTCTCttcaaacaagcagagccaaagtatattgcatttaccacattaatcaatgaggttccctatgtttgaccactatgagtgtaactgtattttaacaatgtcactccagattttgttaaaaatgaaacatgacAACATAGACTGAGGTAACATGTAACAATGTCATGCCACTTATGTATTGCCACACATCTATCTTACCTCAACTTCCCCCAGTAGATTCCATAGATCAACCACAGTCCACATACCAACGAACAACATGGTGAAACAACCAACCAGCTTAACAGATATTGCGCAACCGAGACTTACACCAGTGAATACCAACCATAACCACCACGTGGGTGAAAAACTTCCATCAATGTTTTTGCCTCTgtgtgtgtaaaataaaattaaagcttCTATTCAAGTTGGATTCAATATGGTATAGCTTGTGAGTAGTAGGCCTATAATACATAACCTacaaaaaggaaaacaaatacataagACATAAAGGAGATTATAATACatgaaaaatacattacatcaaaaaaaacaataaaaagatactttcatgtttatcaTTAGTCAATTGACACTTTGGGACTTGAATACTAAAACACCTAATACATTTATACAGCATAAAAAACACCAAGAAACCACTggtatatgtttaatataacaaaaaaaaacattaatcaaTTTACAGATATC
It encodes:
- the LOC100176682 gene encoding mitotic spindle assembly checkpoint protein MAD2A, with amino-acid sequence MASNKQLNKITLKGSAAIVSEFFFYGINNILYQRGVYPPEMFKQEKKYGLTILTTTDPNLLTYLNENVLPQLTEWIEQGVVKRLVVVIRECETNETLERWQFEIECQSDGKENSNPKSKDISVINSEIRAVIRQITATVTFLPLLEVPCSFDLLFYTNHDLVAPEHWEDSSACLINNSEVVKLRSFSTSVHKVDGAVSYKFSM
- the LOC100185369 gene encoding protein O-mannosyl-transferase 2-like isoform X1 is translated as MLHILLLASITFVTICTRLYRIEFPNYVTWDETHFGKMAGLYMNRTFFFDVHPPLGKMIIAFTGYLSGYKGVFPFSNPGDPYYSADGNLLAPYITMRAVCAIIGCLVVPVCFMISTSLCGRISAALLTSVFLFIQPQVFDTGMITISQYILLDQILLFFISCSVCCAVKMNECQGRLALISKGKNIDGSFSPTWWLWLVFTGVSLGCAISVKLVGCFTMLFVGMWTVVDLWNLLGEVELVSMIYFTKHLLARVVGLIITPTIIYISVFYLHLDILHYTGGAEIFFSTSFQATLEGSAMYNTSIPAHVSVNSTVALRAMDYEKEFLHSHAYNYPDVTLQQVTGYAYRDQNNWWKITRVNNTNEPYIRDGDIVHLTHASTMKRLTISKSSYNAWMTAFVSKQHLMMSAFEPTNQNTPGADQWKVELKGANNGDDKVCALDCGLKLVNVVVGCCVHLSEYELPEWAARQREITCTMDKKSQDRCLFSVETRTDNVNGVPLTTPTMNFIEKFIESHKVMLFMNNKIKPVRGERTSKAWYWPISYEGQMFSKNEDKIMLIGTPLVWHLNCIMFVVFGCLYFITYVLKTRGYVIQGVNNGKVDSYNLKQTMYVTYQACTWCLLGWFIHYAPFFLIKRVLYLHHYFPAHIFACLLSGILLDFLFHTFSQLLSQHYTVSRGLLHTSLSMLIGALVVQNFYLHQENCYGRYT
- the LOC100185369 gene encoding protein O-mannosyl-transferase 2-like isoform X3, which encodes MLHILLLASITFVTICTRLYRIEFPNYVTWDETHFGKMAGLYMNRTFFFDVHPPLGKMIIAFTGDPYYSADGNLLAPYITMRAVCAIIGCLVVPVCFMISTSLCGRISAALLTSVFLFIQPQVFDTGMITISQYILLDQILLFFISCSVCCAVKMNECQGRLALISKGKNIDGSFSPTWWLWLVFTGVSLGCAISVKLVGCFTMLFVGMWTVVDLWNLLGEVELVSMIYFTKHLLARVVGLIITPTIIYISVFYLHLDILHYTGGAEIFFSTSFQATLEGSAMYNTSIPAHVSVNSTVALRAMDYEKEFLHSHAYNYPDVTLQQVTGYAYRDQNNWWKITRVNNTNEPYIRDGDIVHLTHASTMKRLTISKSSYNAWMTAFVSKQHLMMSAFEPTNQNTPGADQWKVELKGANNGDDKVCALDCGLKLVNVVVGCCVHLSEYELPEWAARQREITCTMDKKSQDRCLFSVETRTDNVNGVPLTTPTMNFIEKFIESHKVMLFMNNKIKPVRGERTSKAWYWPISYEGQMFSKNEDKIMLIGTPLVWHLNCIMFVVFGCLYFITYVLKTRGYVIQGVNNGKVDSYNLKQTMYVTYQACTWCLLGWFIHYAPFFLIKRVLYLHHYFPAHIFACLLSGILLDFLFHTFSQLLSQHYTVSRGLLHTSLSMLIGALVVQNFYLHQENCYGRYT
- the LOC100185369 gene encoding protein O-mannosyl-transferase 2-like isoform X2 → MLHILLLASITFVTICTRLYRIEFPNYVTWDETHFGKMAGLYMNRTFFFDVHPPLGKMIIAFTGYLSGYKGVFPFSNPGDPYYSADGNLLAPYITMRAVCAIIGCLVVPVCFMISTSLCGRISAALLTSVFLVFDTGMITISQYILLDQILLFFISCSVCCAVKMNECQGRLALISKGKNIDGSFSPTWWLWLVFTGVSLGCAISVKLVGCFTMLFVGMWTVVDLWNLLGEVELVSMIYFTKHLLARVVGLIITPTIIYISVFYLHLDILHYTGGAEIFFSTSFQATLEGSAMYNTSIPAHVSVNSTVALRAMDYEKEFLHSHAYNYPDVTLQQVTGYAYRDQNNWWKITRVNNTNEPYIRDGDIVHLTHASTMKRLTISKSSYNAWMTAFVSKQHLMMSAFEPTNQNTPGADQWKVELKGANNGDDKVCALDCGLKLVNVVVGCCVHLSEYELPEWAARQREITCTMDKKSQDRCLFSVETRTDNVNGVPLTTPTMNFIEKFIESHKVMLFMNNKIKPVRGERTSKAWYWPISYEGQMFSKNEDKIMLIGTPLVWHLNCIMFVVFGCLYFITYVLKTRGYVIQGVNNGKVDSYNLKQTMYVTYQACTWCLLGWFIHYAPFFLIKRVLYLHHYFPAHIFACLLSGILLDFLFHTFSQLLSQHYTVSRGLLHTSLSMLIGALVVQNFYLHQENCYGRYT